The Euphorbia lathyris chromosome 2, ddEupLath1.1, whole genome shotgun sequence genome includes a window with the following:
- the LOC136216542 gene encoding rac-like GTP-binding protein RAC2 — MNTQTTTPTTTKFIKCVTVGDGAVGKTCLLISYTSNTFPTDYVPTVFDNFSANVMVDGQTVNLGLWDTAGQEDYNRLRPLSYRGADVFILAFSLISRPSYENVSKKWVPELRHYAPSVPIILVGTKLDLREDGHFHLDYPGACIISTEQGIELKKQIGALAYVECSSKTQQNVKGVFDAAIKGVLQPPKKKQRRKQTLCRFL; from the exons ATGAACACTCAAACAACAAcaccaacaacaacaaagttcATCAAATGTGTAACTGTTGGTGATGGAGCTGTTGGAAAAACTTGCCTTCTCATCTCCTACACTAGCAACACTTTTCCTACT GATTATGTTCCTACTGTTTTTGATAACTTCAGTGCAAATGTTATGGTTGATGGTCAAACTGTGAATCTGGGTCTTTGGGACACTGCTG GTCAGGAGGATTATAACAGGCTAAGGCCTTTAAGTTATAGAGGGGCTGATGTTTTCATTCTTGCATTTTCACTCATAAGCCGGCCTAGCTATGAGAATGTTTCAAAGAAA TGGGTCCCGGAGCTCAGACATTATGCTCCATCAGTTCCTATTATTCTTGTGGGGACTAAACTAG ATCTCAGAGAAGATGGACATTTTCACTTAGATTATCCAGGGGCATGCATCATTTCAACAGAGCAG GGTATAGAATTAAAGAAGCAAATTGGAGCCTTGGCATATGTAGAATGCAGCTCTAAGACGCAGCAG AATGTGAAAGGGGTGTTTGATGCAGCTATAAAGGGAGTTCTTCAGCCTCCAAAGAAGAAGCAGAGAAGAAAACAAACGCTATGTCGTttcctttaa